Proteins co-encoded in one Synechococcus elongatus PCC 6301 genomic window:
- a CDS encoding serine/threonine protein kinase, which translates to MSRLPVGTVLNDRYELDSPLGQGGTGTTYRAHDRQSQQTVAIKILTLSGTTDWKILDLFEREARILATLQHLGIPHYRDYFQTETSSDCYFCLVRDLVEGQPLDQLVEQGARLSEEEVVVIAAQVLEILVYLQSLYPPLIHRDIKPQNLIRQTDGQLQLIDFGSVQAIARETLLGSNTFVGTLGYMPPEQLQGQSSPQSDLYAVGATLVFLLTGRSPDQLQRQRLRIDFRPYAKISDRLATWLDQLLAPLPEERFGSAAIALQALKVLNRPSFSPSAIASSSSDTVLSLRKPAGSKVELTRSPQRLRLRIPPQGLRLSLLGLAGFALFWNVLLVFFTATFAVSAPLFLLFLLPFWYVGIMLMAPLCLALFGQSILEIGRDRFQLHMTALGISKTLRGQTDDINAVEVAHSGIRINDVPLYTCVLQVGINRHQFGFMLTTIEQDWIAAELQQFLQQLV; encoded by the coding sequence ATGAGCAGGTTGCCCGTCGGCACGGTTCTCAACGATCGCTACGAATTGGATAGCCCCCTTGGGCAGGGTGGAACAGGCACGACCTATCGCGCCCACGATCGCCAGAGCCAACAGACTGTCGCGATCAAAATCCTGACGCTCAGCGGCACCACCGACTGGAAGATTCTGGACTTGTTTGAGCGGGAAGCTCGGATCCTCGCAACCCTGCAGCATCTGGGTATTCCTCACTATCGCGATTACTTTCAGACCGAGACCAGCAGCGACTGTTACTTCTGTCTGGTACGCGACCTCGTCGAAGGCCAGCCCCTCGATCAACTGGTGGAGCAGGGTGCCCGCTTGAGCGAGGAGGAAGTTGTCGTGATCGCAGCACAAGTACTGGAGATTCTGGTCTACCTGCAAAGCCTCTATCCGCCCCTCATCCACCGCGACATCAAGCCGCAGAATCTGATTCGGCAAACCGACGGTCAGCTCCAGCTCATCGATTTTGGCTCTGTGCAGGCGATCGCCCGCGAAACCCTGCTGGGCAGCAACACTTTCGTTGGCACGCTGGGTTACATGCCACCCGAGCAACTCCAGGGGCAGAGCAGTCCGCAATCGGATCTCTATGCTGTGGGCGCGACCCTCGTCTTTCTGCTAACGGGGCGATCGCCCGATCAACTGCAGCGACAGCGGTTGCGGATCGACTTTCGACCCTACGCCAAAATTTCCGATCGTCTAGCAACATGGCTGGATCAACTTCTGGCTCCCCTGCCGGAAGAACGGTTTGGCTCCGCCGCGATCGCCCTTCAAGCGCTCAAAGTCCTGAATCGCCCCAGCTTCAGTCCATCTGCGATCGCCAGTTCCTCCAGCGACACCGTGCTGAGCCTCCGGAAACCCGCCGGTAGCAAGGTGGAATTAACCCGCAGTCCCCAGCGTTTACGCCTGCGAATCCCGCCGCAAGGCCTGCGGCTTTCTCTCTTGGGACTGGCAGGATTCGCGCTGTTTTGGAATGTTTTGCTGGTCTTTTTTACAGCGACCTTTGCTGTCAGTGCCCCCCTATTTCTGCTTTTCTTGCTGCCTTTTTGGTACGTCGGCATCATGCTAATGGCGCCCTTGTGTTTGGCACTGTTTGGCCAATCCATTTTGGAGATCGGACGCGATCGATTCCAGCTGCACATGACTGCTTTGGGAATCAGCAAAACCCTACGTGGTCAAACTGATGACATTAATGCAGTAGAAGTTGCCCACAGTGGGATTCGCATCAACGATGTGCCGCTCTACACCTGTGTTCTACAAGTTGGCATCAATCGCCATCAGTTCGGTTTTATGCTAACTACGATTGAACAAGATTGGATTGCAGCTGAGCTGCAACAATTCCTGCAGCAGCTAGTTTGA
- a CDS encoding HD family phosphohydrolase yields MISLPGWIVRPFVRQQPNWSDREPDRFALGPACLVITPKRRRSYRRCLALGILGIVAMTALAGQRFYNQPRLDVGMRAAVTITAPDSAQVVDRLSTDRRRSEARSGTTAVLRINATTNQQLRQTLNAFLAQGEEVREQLGAFPYLPVAQLSEQTQLTLRQLSPQRWRQLQQALTQPNQPLTDPELQQLLDSLEQVRRRSPQTWPNVLSSIRQAQQRYTRARDSLDTLQSSARPSPFQPELLDLSNRQWQQLQLTLREALDRILAQGLPQGLPEPVIQNTIRSHLGNQLSNSAVLVGQTLLGQVINNQSTLEIDQEKTRFLAELRASAVDDVVVPVRKGQVIVASGEVIREREFALLDYFGLTRRSPNWPGLIGFGGIVTLGLAVFWLMQRRWQPNLRVGDRLLPLVLALSVPLGYSTPLHVSTLPAVGLLAGSFYGARLGSTLVVLLTAIAPLGLNLVPVVDLNSLMASSVAGLVGAVRVGSLRSREEVALLGLGVGMAEGVTFLLCSLINPPAGLFFASWISLLTTVGIHALRGMAWSVVALGISPYLERIFDLVTPIRLAELANPNRPLLRRLAAEAPGTFQHTLFVSSLAEAAARALGCNMELVRTGTLYHDVGKLCEPCCFVENQQSGKNQHDQINDPWQSAAIIQRHVSEGVQLARRAGLPKAVRDFIPEHQGTMLIAYFYHQAKELAQKDPDRYTVNEQDFRYPGPIPQSRETGIVMLADSCEAALRSLENATMEDALRMVKRIIRARWQDNQLAASGLSRRDLATIAEVFVQIWQQFHHKRIAYPSTASN; encoded by the coding sequence ATGATTTCCTTGCCCGGCTGGATCGTTCGACCCTTTGTGCGTCAGCAACCTAACTGGAGCGATCGCGAGCCCGATCGCTTTGCCTTGGGGCCTGCCTGCCTGGTAATCACCCCCAAGCGCCGCCGTTCCTATCGCCGTTGCCTGGCCTTAGGGATTCTTGGCATCGTGGCTATGACTGCGCTGGCAGGCCAACGGTTTTATAATCAGCCCCGCCTCGACGTAGGGATGCGTGCGGCGGTCACTATCACAGCGCCTGACTCGGCCCAAGTGGTCGATCGCCTCAGTACCGATCGCCGCCGTAGCGAAGCGCGATCGGGGACCACGGCCGTGCTGCGCATCAATGCGACGACCAATCAGCAACTACGCCAAACCCTAAATGCCTTCCTTGCCCAAGGCGAGGAAGTGCGGGAGCAACTGGGTGCGTTTCCCTACCTGCCTGTCGCTCAGCTCAGCGAGCAAACCCAACTGACGTTGCGCCAGTTGTCGCCCCAGCGCTGGCGTCAACTCCAACAAGCGCTGACCCAACCCAATCAGCCCCTGACCGATCCAGAACTCCAACAGCTGCTCGATAGCTTGGAGCAAGTACGACGGCGATCGCCCCAAACTTGGCCGAATGTCCTCTCCAGCATTCGTCAGGCTCAGCAGCGCTACACCCGTGCCCGTGACAGCCTCGACACGCTCCAGTCTTCAGCTCGCCCCTCACCTTTCCAGCCTGAACTCCTGGACCTCAGCAATCGCCAATGGCAGCAACTCCAGCTCACTCTCCGCGAGGCGCTTGATCGCATTCTGGCCCAAGGGCTACCCCAGGGGCTGCCCGAGCCGGTGATTCAAAACACGATTCGCTCCCACTTGGGCAACCAGCTTTCCAACTCTGCAGTGCTGGTGGGACAAACCCTGCTGGGACAGGTAATCAACAACCAAAGCACCCTGGAGATCGATCAGGAAAAGACGCGCTTTTTAGCCGAATTACGAGCTAGTGCTGTCGATGACGTGGTGGTGCCTGTTCGCAAAGGTCAGGTGATCGTTGCCTCGGGTGAGGTGATTCGAGAGCGGGAATTTGCCCTGCTGGACTACTTCGGTTTGACGCGCCGCAGCCCTAACTGGCCCGGTTTGATTGGCTTTGGCGGCATTGTGACGTTGGGCTTGGCGGTCTTCTGGTTAATGCAACGCCGCTGGCAACCCAACCTGCGGGTGGGCGATCGCCTCTTGCCCTTGGTCTTAGCGCTCTCAGTCCCCCTGGGCTACAGCACGCCGCTGCATGTTTCGACCTTGCCGGCAGTGGGTTTGCTAGCGGGCAGCTTCTACGGCGCTCGGCTGGGGAGCACCCTCGTTGTCTTGCTGACTGCGATCGCGCCCCTGGGACTAAACTTGGTGCCCGTGGTTGACCTCAACTCCCTGATGGCTAGCTCCGTGGCTGGCTTGGTCGGCGCCGTGCGTGTGGGTTCCCTGCGCTCGCGCGAAGAAGTGGCGTTACTGGGCCTCGGTGTTGGCATGGCTGAAGGGGTAACCTTTCTGCTCTGCAGCTTGATCAATCCGCCTGCTGGCCTCTTTTTTGCCTCTTGGATCTCACTGCTGACCACTGTGGGAATTCACGCCCTGCGGGGGATGGCCTGGAGTGTGGTGGCCTTGGGGATCAGTCCCTACCTTGAGCGCATTTTTGATCTCGTGACGCCGATTCGACTGGCGGAGTTGGCGAACCCCAACCGCCCCCTGCTGCGTCGTCTGGCAGCTGAGGCTCCAGGTACTTTTCAGCACACGCTATTCGTCTCCTCCTTGGCAGAGGCAGCGGCTCGAGCCCTGGGCTGCAACATGGAGTTGGTGCGTACTGGCACGCTCTATCACGATGTGGGCAAGCTCTGTGAGCCGTGCTGTTTTGTCGAAAATCAGCAGAGCGGCAAAAACCAACACGACCAAATCAATGACCCTTGGCAAAGCGCTGCGATTATTCAACGCCATGTCTCGGAAGGGGTACAGCTGGCGCGGCGGGCAGGGTTACCCAAGGCCGTGCGGGACTTCATCCCTGAGCATCAGGGCACGATGCTGATCGCCTATTTCTATCACCAAGCGAAAGAACTCGCCCAAAAAGATCCCGATCGCTACACAGTCAATGAACAGGATTTTCGCTATCCGGGACCGATTCCCCAAAGTCGTGAAACCGGCATTGTGATGCTGGCTGATTCCTGTGAGGCGGCTCTGCGATCGCTCGAGAATGCCACGATGGAAGATGCGCTGCGTATGGTCAAGCGGATTATTCGGGCGCGCTGGCAAGATAACCAACTGGCTGCCTCGGGGTTAAGCCGTCGAGATCTCGCCACGATCGCGGAAGTCTTTGTCCAAATTTGGCAGCAGTTCCATCACAAACGGATTGCTTACCCCAGCACCGCTTCAAACTAG